The following proteins are co-located in the Sphingorhabdus lutea genome:
- a CDS encoding RidA family protein, translating into MSNNIASKLADLGLSLPEAAAPVASYAPAVNLNGVLHISGQLPFIDGALVTGKLGDSVSVEQGQEAAKACALMLLAQIEKAAGSLDNVAQIVKLGVFIASTPDFTDQPKVANGASDLMEAVFGAAGKHARSAVGVPVLPLNAAVEIDAIVALK; encoded by the coding sequence ATGAGCAATAATATCGCATCCAAATTGGCCGATCTTGGCCTATCCCTTCCCGAAGCAGCCGCCCCCGTTGCATCCTATGCGCCAGCGGTAAATTTAAATGGCGTTTTACATATTAGCGGCCAACTGCCCTTTATTGACGGCGCACTTGTCACCGGAAAATTGGGTGATAGCGTGTCGGTGGAACAGGGACAGGAAGCAGCAAAGGCATGCGCATTAATGTTGCTGGCCCAAATTGAAAAAGCCGCCGGTTCTTTGGATAATGTCGCGCAAATCGTAAAATTAGGGGTTTTTATTGCCAGCACCCCTGATTTTACCGATCAGCCAAAGGTTGCAAATGGCGCATCAGATTTGATGGAAGCGGTATTTGGCGCGGCGGGCAAACATGCGCGTAGTGCGGTCGGCGTTCCGGTATTGCCGTTGAACGCGGCGGTGGAAATTGATGCCATCGTTGCTTTAAAATAG
- a CDS encoding queuosine precursor transporter, translating to MANSSKIITIPRALFVFSLLYGGMTVLAGVVGNKQVALGPLAVEAGIFPFLMLVALSSAVAELYGQERAKQIVTFGFVPLIASMLLIILVLQIPASPKMEVERLGAFEMILGQSPRLMAAGIVAYGTSQFLNITIFSALRGKIGEAGSNMMMAVRGAIASALSQIVDTLLFISIAFYGVFPIAELMIGQMLAKTILSLLVIPFVIQAIVYIGRELDKDEA from the coding sequence ATGGCAAATTCATCAAAAATTATCACGATACCGCGCGCTTTATTTGTCTTTTCATTATTATATGGCGGGATGACGGTGTTGGCTGGTGTGGTGGGCAATAAACAGGTCGCGCTTGGCCCATTGGCGGTGGAGGCCGGTATTTTCCCCTTTTTAATGTTGGTTGCCTTGTCCAGCGCGGTGGCCGAACTTTATGGGCAAGAACGCGCCAAACAAATTGTGACATTTGGTTTTGTCCCGTTAATTGCGTCTATGCTGTTAATTATTTTGGTGCTGCAAATTCCCGCATCGCCAAAAATGGAGGTGGAGCGTCTTGGTGCATTTGAAATGATTTTGGGGCAAAGCCCGCGTTTAATGGCGGCGGGTATTGTTGCCTATGGCACGTCGCAATTTCTGAACATCACAATTTTTAGCGCCCTTCGCGGTAAAATTGGCGAGGCAGGAAGCAATATGATGATGGCCGTTCGCGGCGCAATTGCCAGTGCGTTGAGCCAGATTGTCGATACATTATTATTTATCTCCATTGCATTTTATGGGGTATTTCCCATTGCCGAATTAATGATTGGCCAAATGTTGGCAAAAACTATTTTATCATTATTGGTCATCCCCTTTGTGATACAGGCAATTGTGTATATTGGCCGCGAATTGGATAAGGATGAGGCATGA
- a CDS encoding valine--tRNA ligase, whose product MTIDKNTIDKNFDPATIENNWYGHWEEQGLFRPERPNAAPYTIVNPPPNVTGSLHIGHALDNTLQDIMIRYERLRGKDALWVVGTDHAGIATQMVVERKMEAQGDKRANYDRDGFIEKVWQWKEESGGTITTQLRRLGCSMDWSREQFTMDPHFSKAVIKVFVDLYNDGLIYRDKRLVNWDPKLKTAISDLEVETREIQGNFWHFKYPLADDVTLDNGQDYIEVATTRPETMLADMAVAVNPEDPRYQSVIGKHVILPLTGRLIPIVADEHADPELGSGAVKITPGHDFNDFEVGKRAGFAPADMLNMLDGDAHVCQTADDLIPDEYIGVERFAARKAVVAALKASGHLIAHLDKDGNEHDAEPRTIQTPYGDRGGVVIEPWLTDQWYVDAKTLAKPAIEAVKSGAIEIVPKSWEKTYFNWMENIQPWCVSRQLWWGHQIPAWYDENGDFYVANSEEEAQEKAGNDVKLTRDSDVLDTWFSSALWPFGTLGWPSENAPLYDKHYPNDLLISGFDILFFWDARMIMQGIQQTGKAPWKKLYLHGLVRAADGQKMSKSKGNVVDPLGLIDQYGADALRFFMAAMESQGRDIKMDDKRVEGYRNFATKLWNAARFAQSNGIGASDTLSAPAANLAVNRWIIGEVTQCQQVLDKALADLRFDAAANAIYHFVWDNFCDWYLELTKPLLQGEDISAADETRMVAGWVLDQILVMLHPFMPFITEELWHKLAGDSPRNYDLIIAKWPAPNAKIDDAAKAEVEWLIKLTTEMRGAKAELGIAPGAKLTAYIADADAALQGRITGQLPTLDRVSRLEAIHFTAAPDGPSMQIPVDGVTFVVPLDGVIDIAAEKARLSKALEAVEKETGALQGRLNNANFVERAKPEAVEKARSDLAEKAAEAESLKTALARLG is encoded by the coding sequence ATGACTATTGACAAAAATACCATCGACAAAAATTTTGATCCCGCCACCATTGAAAATAATTGGTATGGCCATTGGGAGGAGCAGGGGTTATTTCGTCCCGAACGGCCCAATGCCGCGCCCTATACCATTGTCAATCCACCGCCAAATGTGACCGGAAGCCTGCATATCGGCCATGCGTTGGACAATACGCTGCAGGATATAATGATCCGTTATGAACGGCTGCGTGGCAAGGATGCATTATGGGTGGTTGGCACGGACCATGCGGGCATTGCCACCCAAATGGTGGTCGAACGCAAAATGGAGGCGCAGGGTGATAAACGCGCCAATTATGACCGCGACGGCTTTATTGAAAAGGTGTGGCAGTGGAAAGAGGAAAGCGGCGGCACAATTACCACCCAGCTGCGCCGACTTGGTTGTTCCATGGATTGGTCGCGTGAACAATTTACCATGGACCCCCATTTTTCCAAGGCCGTGATTAAGGTTTTTGTCGATTTATATAATGATGGTTTGATTTACCGCGACAAAAGGCTGGTTAATTGGGACCCAAAATTAAAAACCGCCATTTCCGATTTGGAAGTTGAAACACGCGAAATTCAGGGTAATTTCTGGCATTTCAAATATCCATTGGCCGATGATGTTACATTGGATAATGGACAAGATTATATTGAGGTGGCAACAACACGCCCCGAAACCATGTTGGCCGATATGGCGGTGGCGGTAAACCCCGAAGACCCCCGTTATCAAAGCGTGATTGGTAAGCATGTCATCCTGCCCCTTACGGGACGGCTCATCCCCATTGTCGCGGACGAACATGCCGATCCCGAATTGGGCAGCGGCGCGGTAAAAATTACCCCGGGGCATGATTTTAACGATTTTGAGGTCGGCAAAAGGGCCGGATTCGCCCCTGCCGATATGTTAAATATGTTGGACGGTGACGCCCATGTCTGTCAAACCGCAGATGATTTAATTCCAGATGAATATATTGGCGTTGAACGCTTTGCCGCGCGTAAAGCGGTTGTCGCAGCGTTAAAGGCATCTGGCCATTTAATCGCCCATCTGGATAAGGACGGCAATGAACATGATGCCGAACCACGCACCATCCAAACCCCCTATGGCGACCGTGGCGGGGTGGTGATTGAACCATGGCTGACCGATCAATGGTATGTTGATGCCAAAACATTGGCCAAGCCAGCAATTGAGGCGGTAAAGTCCGGCGCAATTGAAATTGTGCCCAAAAGTTGGGAAAAAACCTATTTTAATTGGATGGAAAATATCCAACCATGGTGCGTGTCACGCCAGCTTTGGTGGGGACATCAAATTCCCGCATGGTATGATGAAAATGGTGATTTTTATGTCGCGAATAGCGAGGAAGAAGCACAAGAAAAAGCTGGGAATGACGTAAAATTAACCCGCGATTCAGACGTGCTCGACACTTGGTTCTCCAGCGCATTATGGCCTTTTGGCACATTGGGCTGGCCCAGTGAAAATGCGCCCTTATATGATAAGCATTATCCCAATGATCTGCTGATTTCCGGCTTTGACATCCTGTTCTTTTGGGACGCGCGGATGATAATGCAGGGGATACAGCAAACCGGCAAAGCCCCGTGGAAGAAATTATATCTGCACGGCCTTGTCCGCGCGGCCGATGGCCAGAAAATGTCAAAATCAAAGGGCAATGTGGTCGATCCGCTTGGTCTGATTGATCAATATGGCGCCGATGCGCTGCGATTCTTTATGGCCGCGATGGAAAGCCAAGGCCGCGACATTAAAATGGACGATAAAAGGGTGGAGGGATATCGCAATTTCGCCACCAAATTATGGAATGCAGCGCGATTTGCCCAATCAAATGGCATTGGCGCGTCCGATACATTATCCGCGCCTGCCGCCAATTTGGCGGTTAATCGGTGGATTATTGGCGAGGTAACGCAATGCCAACAGGTACTGGACAAGGCGCTGGCTGATCTGCGTTTTGATGCCGCGGCCAATGCAATTTATCATTTTGTGTGGGATAATTTCTGTGATTGGTATTTGGAATTGACCAAGCCATTATTACAGGGTGAGGATATATCCGCCGCAGATGAAACCCGCATGGTTGCCGGATGGGTTCTTGACCAAATTTTGGTGATGTTGCACCCGTTCATGCCCTTTATTACCGAGGAATTATGGCATAAACTGGCAGGCGATAGCCCGCGCAATTACGACCTGATTATTGCAAAATGGCCCGCCCCCAATGCAAAAATTGACGATGCAGCAAAGGCAGAGGTCGAATGGTTGATTAAATTAACCACCGAAATGCGCGGCGCAAAGGCCGAGCTGGGTATTGCGCCGGGCGCGAAATTAACCGCCTATATCGCCGATGCTGATGCCGCATTGCAGGGCCGAATTACTGGCCAATTGCCGACATTAGACCGCGTTAGCAGGTTGGAGGCAATCCACTTTACCGCCGCGCCTGATGGTCCTTCGATGCAAATTCCCGTTGATGGGGTGACCTTTGTCGTTCCATTGGACGGGGTGATTGACATTGCGGCGGAAAAGGCCCGCCTATCCAAGGCATTGGAGGCAGTGGAAAAAGAAACAGGTGCATTACAGGGCCGGTTAAACAATGCCAATTTTGTCGAACGCGCAAAACCCGAAGCGGTGGAAAAGGCAAGAAGCGATTTGGCCGAAAAAGCAGCCGAAGCAGAAAGTCTGAAAACTGCATTGGCGCGTTTGGGATAA
- the argB gene encoding acetylglutamate kinase: MSNHQNEMLAKAETLTEALPYLQRYAGKTFVVKYGGHAMGDAGLAQDFANDIVLLKAVGINPVVVHGGGPQIGAMLKTMGVESEFIDGLRVTDKKTAEIAEMVLSGAINKELVGWITKAGGRAMGISGKDGNFVTAEKLRRTAKDPDSNIERIVDLGFVGEPVEVDRRIIDTISEAGMIPVIAPIGNGRDGHTYNINADTMAGAVAAALGASRLFLLTDVKGVLDKDGELLSDLDPHKIEALKEDGTIKGGMIPKVETCVNAVHKGVDAAVILDGRLPHAMLMEMFTDSGVGTLIHKE, encoded by the coding sequence ATGAGTAACCACCAAAATGAAATGTTGGCCAAGGCGGAAACATTAACCGAGGCTTTGCCATATTTACAACGATATGCAGGTAAAACCTTTGTTGTAAAATATGGCGGTCATGCCATGGGCGATGCCGGATTGGCGCAGGATTTTGCCAATGATATTGTTTTGTTAAAAGCGGTGGGGATTAACCCTGTTGTGGTGCATGGCGGCGGCCCACAAATTGGCGCGATGTTAAAAACCATGGGGGTCGAATCGGAATTTATTGATGGCCTGCGCGTTACCGACAAAAAAACCGCTGAAATTGCCGAAATGGTATTATCGGGCGCGATAAATAAGGAACTTGTCGGTTGGATTACCAAGGCAGGAGGCCGCGCCATGGGTATTTCGGGTAAGGATGGCAATTTCGTCACAGCCGAAAAATTGCGCCGCACGGCCAAAGATCCAGATAGCAATATTGAACGCATTGTCGATTTAGGTTTTGTTGGCGAACCAGTTGAGGTGGACCGCCGTATCATTGATACGATAAGCGAGGCCGGAATGATTCCCGTCATTGCGCCCATTGGCAATGGGCGGGACGGCCATACTTATAATATAAATGCCGATACCATGGCGGGCGCGGTTGCGGCCGCGCTTGGCGCGTCGCGTTTATTCCTGTTGACCGATGTAAAGGGCGTGTTGGATAAGGATGGCGAATTATTAAGCGATTTAGATCCCCATAAAATTGAAGCATTAAAAGAAGATGGCACGATTAAGGGCGGGATGATTCCCAAGGTCGAAACATGTGTTAATGCGGTGCATAAGGGCGTTGATGCGGCGGTTATTTTGGATGGCCGCCTGCCCCATGCCATGTTAATGGAAATGTTCACCGACAGCGGCGTTGGAACATTAATCCATAAAGAATGA
- a CDS encoding pyridoxal phosphate-dependent aminotransferase — protein sequence MTNTSAALNRIAPSATLAMSAKVIDLKAQGVDVIGLSAGEPDFDTPDFVKDAAIQAIRDGDTNYTNVDGTAALKAAIAAKFKRDNGLEYAANQITVNAGGKHTLFNALCATVDAGDEVIIPAPYWVSYPDIVQFAGGTPVFILASADQNYKITPEQLEAAITPKTRWLILNSPSNPTGAAYSGEELAALGEVLRAHPHVLILTDDMYEHIWYADFPFATIAQICPDLYDRTLTMSGASKAYAMTGWRIGYAGGPVWLIKAMAKLQSQSTSNPCSISQAATVAALNGPQDFLKERNAKFKERRDLVVAMLNDAPGLKCPVPEGAFYVYPDASELMGKKTPAGNVIENDEQLIEYFLTEAKVAAVHGGAFGLSPGFRISYATSTDILKEACKRIQHACAALS from the coding sequence ATGACCAATACATCCGCCGCATTAAACCGAATTGCACCATCCGCCACTTTGGCAATGTCAGCAAAGGTGATTGATTTAAAGGCACAGGGCGTGGATGTTATTGGCCTGTCCGCGGGCGAGCCGGATTTTGACACACCCGATTTTGTTAAAGACGCCGCGATTCAGGCGATTCGTGATGGCGACACAAATTACACAAATGTGGACGGCACTGCCGCGTTAAAGGCGGCAATTGCGGCAAAATTCAAACGCGATAATGGTTTGGAATATGCCGCCAATCAAATCACCGTCAATGCGGGCGGCAAGCATACTTTGTTTAATGCATTATGCGCCACTGTTGATGCAGGGGATGAGGTGATTATTCCCGCGCCCTATTGGGTTAGCTATCCCGATATTGTGCAATTTGCGGGCGGCACACCGGTATTTATTTTGGCCAGCGCGGACCAAAATTATAAAATCACGCCCGAACAATTGGAGGCGGCAATTACACCAAAAACCCGCTGGCTTATCCTAAATTCACCATCCAACCCCACGGGCGCAGCATATAGTGGTGAGGAATTGGCCGCATTGGGAGAGGTGTTGCGCGCGCATCCGCATGTGTTAATTTTAACCGACGATATGTATGAACATATTTGGTATGCGGATTTCCCCTTTGCTACCATCGCGCAAATCTGTCCTGATTTATATGACCGCACATTAACGATGAGCGGTGCGTCAAAGGCATATGCCATGACCGGATGGCGCATTGGATATGCGGGCGGGCCTGTTTGGTTGATTAAGGCAATGGCCAAATTGCAATCGCAATCGACCAGCAACCCCTGTTCAATCAGCCAAGCCGCGACCGTTGCCGCGCTTAACGGGCCGCAGGATTTCTTAAAAGAACGTAATGCAAAGTTTAAGGAGCGCCGCGATTTGGTGGTGGCAATGTTAAACGACGCGCCAGGCTTAAAATGTCCCGTGCCAGAGGGTGCTTTTTATGTGTATCCTGATGCCAGCGAGTTGATGGGTAAGAAAACACCAGCGGGCAATGTCATCGAAAATGATGAACAGTTGATTGAATATTTCCTTACCGAAGCAAAGGTAGCTGCAGTGCATGGCGGCGCATTTGGCCTGTCCCCTGGTTTTCGGATCAGCTATGCGACGTCAACCGACATATTAAAAGAAGCGTGCAAACGGATACAACATGCCTGTGCGGCGTTAAGCTGA
- the pabB gene encoding aminodeoxychorismate synthase component I encodes MDRKINNIAALSGPFILLDDARASGAAPSRLYINPIDILTTHHPAELPDIFASMETYKQQGKYAAGFISYEAGLAMEGRTLPKLPLPDNLTQPLLWFAIFDDFETFNSEEIATILPSNKGAILGDMQPQIEQAEYQLNFEKLIQYINNGDIYQANYTFANLATLTGSPLSLYAALRPRARAGYGGIIWTGSQWHLSFSPELFFSVKSGKITTRPMKGTAPRHHNPVEDKKLAHILAHDEKQRAENLMIVDLLRNDISRICVAGSVRADKLFHVESYPTVHQMTSTIEGELKGNVDFARILRAIYPCGSITGAPKIRAMEIIDELEISPRGIYCGSIGRLDPDGDMAFNVAIRTISLAKTDKPQIWAANLGLGSGIVADSLGENEWRECLLKGEFTKIDKHAVDLIETMRFDPAHGILRLEAHLARLKNSASDLKFMFDRHEARNMLHAATFHIEHISKVRLLLSHSGAMSIAISPIKDGTDRELRVIICPMTLSSDDYRLRYKCTDRAFYDEPRRAASHVDEVIFCDDNGNLTEGSFTNIFVPDGKDGFITPPLKHGLQPGILRAEMIDEGIAVEGDITAQSLSDGFFVGNSMRGLMRARIILVK; translated from the coding sequence ATGGATAGGAAAATAAACAATATTGCCGCATTAAGCGGGCCGTTTATTTTATTGGACGATGCACGGGCGTCTGGCGCTGCGCCTTCGCGATTATATATCAATCCCATTGATATTTTGACCACCCATCATCCCGCGGAATTGCCCGATATTTTTGCGTCGATGGAGACATATAAGCAACAGGGAAAATATGCCGCGGGTTTTATCAGCTATGAGGCCGGATTGGCGATGGAGGGGCGCACTTTACCCAAATTGCCCTTGCCAGATAATTTAACCCAGCCGCTTTTATGGTTTGCGATTTTTGATGATTTTGAAACATTTAACAGCGAAGAAATTGCAACTATATTGCCCAGCAATAAGGGCGCAATTTTGGGCGACATGCAGCCACAAATTGAACAGGCGGAATATCAACTTAATTTTGAAAAACTAATCCAATATATCAATAATGGCGATATATATCAGGCAAATTACACCTTTGCCAATTTGGCCACATTAACCGGATCGCCCCTATCGCTTTATGCCGCATTACGCCCGCGGGCAAGGGCGGGATATGGCGGGATTATTTGGACCGGCAGCCAATGGCATTTATCATTTTCGCCTGAATTATTTTTCTCGGTTAAATCGGGTAAAATAACCACGCGCCCCATGAAGGGCACAGCGCCGCGCCATCATAATCCGGTGGAGGATAAAAAATTGGCACATATTTTGGCCCATGATGAAAAACAACGCGCCGAAAATTTGATGATTGTGGATTTATTACGCAACGACATATCGCGCATTTGCGTGGCGGGCAGCGTGCGCGCGGATAAATTATTCCATGTGGAAAGCTATCCCACTGTGCATCAAATGACATCGACCATAGAGGGTGAATTAAAAGGCAATGTTGATTTTGCCCGTATATTGCGGGCCATTTATCCCTGTGGTTCAATTACCGGTGCGCCCAAAATTCGCGCAATGGAAATAATTGATGAATTGGAAATATCGCCGCGCGGCATTTATTGCGGGTCAATTGGCCGATTGGACCCGGATGGCGATATGGCTTTTAATGTTGCAATCCGCACCATAAGTTTGGCAAAGACAGATAAGCCGCAAATCTGGGCCGCAAATTTGGGTCTGGGTTCGGGGATAGTGGCTGATTCATTGGGGGAAAATGAATGGCGCGAATGTTTGTTAAAGGGGGAGTTTACCAAAATCGATAAACATGCTGTTGATTTAATCGAAACAATGCGATTTGACCCCGCGCATGGAATATTGCGTTTGGAGGCGCATTTGGCGCGTTTGAAAAATAGCGCGTCAGATTTAAAATTTATGTTTGACCGGCATGAGGCGCGCAACATGTTGCATGCCGCGACTTTTCACATCGAACATATATCAAAGGTGCGATTATTATTATCGCATAGCGGCGCAATGTCGATTGCCATTTCCCCAATTAAAGATGGGACAGACAGGGAATTGCGCGTCATTATATGTCCCATGACCCTTTCCTCAGATGATTATAGATTGCGGTATAAATGCACCGACCGTGCATTTTATGATGAACCGCGCCGTGCGGCTTCACATGTAGATGAGGTGATATTTTGTGATGATAATGGAAATTTAACAGAAGGCAGCTTTACCAATATATTTGTGCCAGATGGCAAAGATGGCTTTATTACCCCACCATTAAAGCACGGATTACAGCCAGGAATTTTGCGCGCCGAAATGATTGATGAAGGCATTGCTGTGGAGGGCGATATTACCGCCCAATCATTATCAGACGGGTTTTTTGTTGGAAACAGCATGCGTGGATTAATGCGTGCCCGTATAATATTGGTAAAATAA
- a CDS encoding GNAT family N-acetyltransferase: MTQSQSDTLYARIEKKVAAINADIWDALNIGGNPFTSHAFLSAMEESGSVGKGSGWSPLPIMISGPDDRPAAILPAYLKGHSQGEYVFDQGWAQAYERAGGQYYPKLQIAVPFSPVSGPRILFQDAQYALPLLKAAENFITQNGLSSAHASFVEEGQLDFFRDAGWLIRQDIQFHWYNKNYTDFDDFLSALSSRKRKNIRKERRIANENVEVKLLRGAEILPHHMDAFWIFYQDTGARKWGTPYLTRAAFDLLLEKMGNQIILIMAFNENGMAVAGALNLLGADCLYGRYWGCAEHLDHLHFELCYYRPIIFAIEHGLTRVEAGAQGAHKLARGYLPCPTYSAHFIADKGFRDAVAQFLEQEQSAVEDEREFLTQLGPFKRGPDNI; encoded by the coding sequence ATGACGCAGAGTCAATCAGATACTCTATATGCCCGTATTGAAAAAAAAGTTGCCGCCATAAATGCCGATATTTGGGATGCATTAAATATTGGCGGCAACCCCTTTACCAGCCATGCATTTTTATCCGCCATGGAAGAATCGGGCAGCGTTGGCAAGGGCAGCGGTTGGTCGCCTTTGCCCATTATGATATCAGGACCGGATGATCGGCCCGCCGCCATTTTGCCCGCTTATTTAAAAGGGCATAGCCAGGGCGAATATGTATTTGATCAGGGCTGGGCACAGGCATATGAACGCGCCGGCGGGCAATATTATCCCAAATTACAAATTGCCGTGCCCTTTTCCCCCGTTTCTGGCCCGCGAATATTGTTTCAAGATGCACAATATGCCCTGCCCTTATTAAAAGCAGCGGAAAATTTCATTACCCAAAATGGCCTATCCTCTGCCCATGCCAGCTTTGTGGAGGAGGGGCAGCTTGATTTTTTTCGTGATGCGGGCTGGTTAATCCGACAGGATATTCAATTTCATTGGTATAATAAAAATTATACTGATTTTGATGATTTCCTGTCCGCTTTATCATCGCGAAAGCGCAAAAATATCCGCAAAGAACGCCGTATTGCCAATGAAAATGTCGAAGTAAAGCTGCTTCGAGGTGCAGAAATTTTGCCGCACCATATGGATGCATTTTGGATTTTTTATCAAGATACTGGCGCACGAAAATGGGGCACGCCCTATTTAACCCGCGCGGCATTTGATTTATTATTGGAAAAAATGGGCAATCAAATCATCCTCATCATGGCATTTAATGAAAATGGCATGGCGGTGGCGGGGGCGCTTAATTTATTGGGCGCAGACTGCCTATATGGTCGTTATTGGGGATGCGCTGAGCATTTGGACCATCTGCATTTTGAATTATGCTATTACCGACCCATCATATTCGCAATTGAACATGGCCTGACGCGGGTGGAGGCCGGCGCACAGGGTGCACATAAATTGGCACGGGGTTATTTACCCTGCCCCACTTATTCGGCGCATTTTATTGCCGATAAGGGGTTTCGCGATGCTGTTGCCCAATTTTTGGAACAAGAACAAAGCGCGGTGGAGGATGAAAGAGAATTCCTCACCCAATTAGGGCCGTTCAAACGCGGCCCCGACAATATATGA
- a CDS encoding DUF3572 domain-containing protein has protein sequence MMIRENRPDRMTPDLIALQALAWIMSDTPRAERFLAMTGHSADSLRSAIADPSNLAAVINFLENYEPDLIACAEHMGINPMDLVSARHILDGSKNEEGYIC, from the coding sequence ATGATGATTAGGGAAAATAGGCCCGATAGAATGACTCCCGATTTAATCGCCCTACAGGCTTTGGCGTGGATAATGTCGGACACGCCGCGCGCGGAACGTTTTTTGGCCATGACCGGACATAGCGCAGACAGCCTGCGCAGCGCCATAGCAGACCCATCAAATCTGGCTGCGGTTATAAATTTCTTGGAAAATTATGAACCAGACCTTATCGCCTGTGCAGAACATATGGGAATAAACCCCATGGACTTGGTATCCGCCCGCCACATATTGGACGGCAGCAAAAATGAAGAAGGATATATATGTTAA
- a CDS encoding response regulator, giving the protein MVKKIMIVEDNELNLKLFTDLLRNHGFDVAAVKDGREVMAALKDFMPDMAVMDIQLPHISGLELIGLMKADEALRHIPVLAVTAYAGTGDADRIINAGAAAYLSKPVPVMKFLEAVQSTING; this is encoded by the coding sequence ATGGTTAAAAAAATTATGATCGTCGAGGATAATGAACTGAACCTCAAATTATTCACAGATTTACTGCGCAATCATGGTTTTGATGTTGCCGCGGTAAAGGATGGCCGCGAGGTGATGGCCGCGTTAAAGGATTTCATGCCCGATATGGCGGTGATGGACATACAATTACCGCATATTAGCGGGCTGGAATTAATTGGTTTGATGAAGGCGGATGAGGCATTGCGGCATATTCCCGTTTTGGCGGTGACCGCCTATGCCGGGACGGGCGATGCAGACCGCATTATCAATGCAGGCGCGGCGGCATATTTATCAAAACCCGTGCCCGTCATGAAATTTTTAGAAGCGGTTCAATCCACCATCAATGGATAG